The Streptomyces cynarae genome contains a region encoding:
- a CDS encoding SpoIIE family protein phosphatase, translating into MGSSVETTLSEPQTAIETVCPAIALFDAQGTVVGWSQAAQGLVGYSAEEVVGRSADILLVAADDRARASQAAQESTLRGCWSDLAQVRHRDGRSIDVRLCVSPLSGHDGGDWWVVCATDKALLLAGQAEATVAEPLLATLPRCLPIGVVVRDTHLRCIRVNDTQGSKDGIPLPKRLGRRLTEAAPGTEAETLEAVMHQVLESGDPAINVDYQAFLPANVRSSRLLTASYVRLDDAQGRALGVCVVSVDVTESRRARERLAILGEASRRIGTTLDVMQTAQELAALTVPFLADYATVDLAESVQHGEEPLAHLGPQDEHIPVFRRAGLASIHPGTPESLFARGEPVLIPPTSPFTGVLRSGKSHFEPMLDTSPGTWLDHDPARAETIREHAMHSLMVVPIHARGAVLGMAVFIRTEDPRPFEEDDLLLAEELASWAALALDNARQYVRERSAVQALQRLLHPHRPTGGSAADVAWRYLPADSHHGIGGDWFDVIPLSGARVALVVGDVVGHGINAAAKMGQLRTAMNTLADMDMPPDEVLSRLDEQVIRLTEAEDPRHPATTTMAATCLYAVYDPVTRTCTMARAGHPPPAIIDPYGHVTFPDLPAGAPLGLGLVPFESVTFELAEGSVLALYTDGLIEARDQDISVGMNRLRAALARPDLTLDDLCSSTVDTLRAEPPSDDVTLLLARTRSLSADQVASWQFPRDPAVVSRARTLAARQLTQWGLEDLAESTELIASELVTNAIINGDGDGDGSSDRTIGLRLIRHKMLTCEVSDASHSHPLVRHPRSTDEHGRGLFLVTQLSRRWGIRHIPDGKIIWADQRLPASV; encoded by the coding sequence ATGGGCAGTTCCGTAGAGACAACGCTCTCCGAGCCTCAGACGGCCATCGAGACAGTCTGCCCAGCGATAGCTCTCTTCGACGCGCAGGGGACGGTGGTCGGATGGTCGCAGGCCGCGCAGGGGCTGGTGGGCTACTCGGCCGAGGAGGTGGTGGGGCGGTCCGCCGATATCCTGTTGGTGGCCGCTGACGACCGAGCAAGGGCTTCACAAGCCGCACAAGAGAGCACCCTCCGGGGCTGCTGGTCCGACCTCGCGCAGGTGCGCCACCGCGACGGCCGCAGCATCGATGTGCGCCTGTGCGTGTCACCGCTGTCCGGGCATGACGGCGGGGACTGGTGGGTGGTCTGCGCGACCGACAAGGCCTTGCTTCTCGCCGGGCAGGCCGAGGCCACAGTGGCGGAGCCGCTCCTCGCTACGCTGCCGCGCTGCCTGCCGATCGGTGTCGTCGTACGGGACACGCACCTGCGCTGCATCCGGGTGAACGACACCCAGGGCTCCAAGGACGGAATCCCTCTCCCCAAGCGGCTGGGCCGCAGGCTGACGGAGGCAGCGCCCGGGACGGAGGCGGAAACGCTGGAAGCAGTGATGCATCAGGTGTTGGAGAGTGGCGACCCGGCGATCAACGTGGACTACCAGGCCTTCCTACCGGCGAATGTGCGAAGCAGCCGCCTATTGACAGCGTCCTACGTCCGCCTCGACGACGCGCAGGGGCGCGCGCTGGGCGTGTGCGTCGTGAGCGTGGACGTCACCGAGAGCCGTCGGGCGCGAGAGCGTCTGGCAATCCTCGGCGAGGCCAGCAGGCGCATCGGCACGACTTTGGACGTCATGCAGACCGCGCAGGAACTGGCCGCCCTCACCGTGCCGTTCCTAGCGGACTACGCCACCGTCGACCTGGCGGAGTCCGTCCAACACGGCGAGGAGCCCTTGGCCCATCTCGGCCCACAGGACGAGCACATCCCCGTCTTCCGCCGTGCAGGCCTGGCCTCGATCCACCCGGGAACGCCGGAGTCCCTGTTCGCTCGCGGAGAACCGGTCCTCATCCCGCCCACTTCGCCCTTCACCGGTGTCCTGCGCTCCGGGAAATCCCACTTCGAGCCGATGCTGGACACATCCCCGGGCACATGGCTCGACCACGACCCGGCGCGGGCGGAGACGATCCGTGAGCACGCCATGCACTCGTTGATGGTCGTCCCGATCCACGCACGGGGCGCGGTGCTGGGCATGGCGGTCTTCATACGGACGGAGGACCCCAGGCCGTTCGAGGAGGACGACCTGCTCTTGGCCGAGGAACTCGCCAGCTGGGCAGCGCTGGCCCTGGACAACGCCCGCCAATACGTGCGCGAACGCTCCGCGGTTCAGGCCCTGCAGCGCCTGCTGCACCCCCATCGCCCCACGGGCGGCTCCGCTGCGGATGTGGCCTGGCGCTACCTGCCGGCCGACAGCCACCACGGCATCGGGGGTGACTGGTTCGACGTGATCCCCCTCTCCGGCGCCCGCGTCGCCCTGGTCGTCGGCGACGTGGTGGGACACGGCATCAACGCGGCGGCGAAGATGGGCCAACTCCGCACCGCCATGAACACCCTCGCGGACATGGACATGCCTCCCGATGAAGTACTGTCCCGCCTCGACGAGCAGGTCATCCGCCTCACCGAGGCGGAAGACCCCCGGCACCCGGCCACCACCACGATGGCCGCCACGTGCCTGTATGCCGTCTACGACCCGGTCACCCGTACCTGCACCATGGCAAGGGCCGGCCACCCCCCGCCCGCGATCATCGACCCGTACGGCCACGTCACCTTCCCGGACCTGCCCGCCGGAGCACCGCTCGGCCTCGGACTGGTCCCCTTCGAGTCCGTAACGTTTGAACTCGCCGAAGGAAGTGTGCTCGCCCTCTACACCGACGGTCTGATCGAGGCCCGCGACCAGGACATCAGCGTCGGCATGAACCGTTTGCGCGCGGCCCTCGCACGGCCCGACCTCACATTGGACGATCTGTGCTCTTCGACGGTGGACACACTGCGGGCCGAGCCGCCGAGCGACGATGTCACTCTGCTTCTCGCACGGACTCGCTCGCTGAGCGCGGACCAGGTTGCCTCTTGGCAGTTCCCCAGGGACCCCGCCGTCGTCAGCCGTGCCCGAACTCTCGCTGCCCGGCAGCTGACCCAGTGGGGACTGGAAGACCTAGCCGAGTCCACAGAGCTGATCGCCAGCGAACTGGTCACCAACGCCATCATCAACGGCGACGGCGACGGCGACGGCAGCAGCGACCGCACGATCGGCCTACGCCTCATCCGGCACAAGATGCTGACCTGCGAAGTCTCCGACGCCAGCCACAGCCACCCGCTTGTGCGACACCCCCGCTCCACCGACGAACACGGCCGCGGCCTCTTCCTCGTCACTCAACTGTCCCGCCGATGGGGAATCCGCCACATCCCGGACGGCAAAATCATCTGGGCTGATCAGCGACTGCCGGCCAGTGTGTGA
- a CDS encoding SPW repeat protein — protein sequence MSYPWRSTELGDPSAPPQMRTDPKRAVTRGRAAVIHGLILLTGIFAAVSPWVVHFSRTNPYLTPVNLTVGLTTAAIGIGLPLAPERRHRLSWTLAPIGIWLIVSPSFVTAAHAVSPGIVWSNTVAGGMTCLLGLIASNML from the coding sequence ATGTCGTATCCCTGGCGCTCGACCGAACTCGGCGATCCTTCTGCTCCGCCCCAGATGCGGACTGATCCGAAGCGGGCTGTGACGCGCGGCCGGGCAGCCGTCATCCACGGACTCATCCTGCTGACGGGCATCTTCGCGGCGGTTTCGCCCTGGGTGGTCCACTTTTCCAGAACCAACCCCTACCTCACGCCTGTCAACCTGACTGTGGGGCTCACCACCGCCGCGATCGGCATTGGACTGCCCCTCGCGCCGGAGCGGCGGCATCGACTGTCATGGACTTTGGCGCCCATCGGGATCTGGCTCATCGTGTCGCCGTCGTTCGTGACGGCCGCCCACGCAGTATCCCCGGGGATCGTATGGAGCAACACCGTAGCGGGCGGCATGACGTGCCTGCTGGGCTTGATCGCCTCGAACATGCTTTGA
- the pdxR gene encoding MocR-like pyridoxine biosynthesis transcription factor PdxR translates to MTAGLVGRTALITGSGPGIGAAIATGLARAGLDVVLLARSADQLDETAKTIRASASSVEVRIVTTDLTKDNQRTTAIDDLLSGGQVDVPINNAATVEPLGARTTISPAQLWQAFENDLIRAGRGVRRALAEAVRDAVRTGRLAPGTRLPSSRRLAADLGLARNTVADAYADLVAEGWLTARRGSGTLVADRMITRPILARSAAQLSGNPCYDLIPGNPDLTAFPRAAWLKATRRALAAAPDDAFGYGDPRGRPELRAALADHLARARGVYVSPEHILICAGVSHGLQILSAVLAGRGARNVAVESYGPDRYCGLLGAAGLKTLPLPLDTHGTDPVPPLGTEAVLLTPAHQFPVGTALQRDRRTAVVDWARRTGGLVLEDDYDGEFRFDRQSVGALQGLDPDCVVYLGTASQTLAPGLRLAWMALPPTLAEEAVAAKGQIDSCEVFSQLTMAEFITSGAYSRHIRAARRRYRDRRDALVTALAQHAPKVRVIGTAAGLHTVLGLPPGTEQQVLQSATRHGLKVAGLSRYRHERSLNAMADALVVGYGVPSDAAWPQALSALVRILS, encoded by the coding sequence ATGACAGCCGGGCTTGTTGGCAGGACCGCACTGATCACCGGCTCTGGCCCCGGAATTGGCGCAGCGATCGCGACGGGACTTGCCCGGGCCGGACTCGATGTCGTCCTTCTCGCCCGCTCCGCCGACCAACTCGACGAAACCGCCAAGACCATCAGAGCAAGTGCGTCGAGTGTTGAGGTTCGCATCGTGACCACCGATCTGACCAAGGACAACCAGCGCACCACGGCCATCGACGACCTTCTGTCCGGCGGCCAGGTCGATGTTCCAATCAACAACGCGGCCACTGTCGAGCCCCTCGGCGCCCGCACCACGATCAGTCCAGCGCAGCTATGGCAGGCCTTCGAGAATGATTTGATACGAGCTGGACGAGGTGTTCGCCGTGCGCTGGCCGAAGCCGTGCGCGATGCTGTCCGCACCGGCCGCCTGGCCCCGGGGACCCGGCTGCCCTCCTCCCGTCGGCTCGCCGCCGACCTCGGACTTGCCCGCAACACCGTGGCTGACGCCTACGCCGACCTCGTCGCCGAGGGATGGCTTACCGCCCGCAGAGGCTCGGGCACACTCGTGGCAGACAGGATGATCACTCGGCCGATCTTGGCGCGCTCGGCCGCCCAGCTGTCCGGTAACCCTTGCTACGACCTGATCCCAGGTAACCCCGACCTCACCGCCTTTCCTCGTGCAGCTTGGCTGAAGGCCACACGCCGCGCCCTGGCCGCGGCCCCCGACGACGCGTTCGGCTACGGCGACCCCCGCGGTCGGCCGGAGCTACGGGCCGCACTCGCAGACCATCTCGCTCGAGCCCGGGGCGTGTACGTGAGTCCGGAGCACATACTGATCTGTGCCGGCGTCTCCCACGGCCTGCAGATCCTGAGCGCCGTCCTGGCCGGGCGAGGGGCGAGGAACGTAGCCGTCGAGTCCTACGGCCCAGACAGGTACTGCGGCCTGCTGGGGGCTGCTGGGCTGAAGACCCTCCCGCTTCCCTTGGATACCCACGGGACCGACCCGGTGCCGCCCCTCGGCACCGAAGCGGTGCTACTCACACCGGCTCACCAGTTCCCTGTGGGCACGGCGCTGCAACGCGATCGCCGGACGGCCGTCGTGGACTGGGCCAGACGGACCGGCGGGCTGGTCCTGGAGGATGACTACGACGGTGAGTTCCGGTTCGATCGCCAGTCTGTCGGAGCGCTCCAAGGACTCGACCCGGACTGCGTGGTCTACCTGGGTACCGCCAGCCAGACCCTTGCCCCTGGCCTGCGGCTGGCCTGGATGGCGCTGCCTCCCACGCTCGCCGAGGAAGCCGTGGCGGCCAAGGGGCAGATCGACTCGTGCGAGGTATTCAGCCAGCTGACGATGGCGGAATTCATCACCTCCGGGGCCTACAGCCGTCACATACGTGCTGCCCGTCGGCGCTACCGCGATCGACGAGACGCTCTCGTCACAGCCCTGGCCCAGCACGCCCCAAAGGTGCGCGTCATCGGGACAGCGGCTGGCCTGCACACCGTGCTCGGTTTGCCGCCCGGGACCGAGCAGCAGGTCCTTCAGTCGGCAACCCGGCACGGCCTCAAAGTGGCTGGCCTGTCCCGATACCGCCATGAACGGTCACTGAACGCCATGGCCGATGCCCTCGTCGTTGGATACGGGGTGCCCTCCGACGCTGCGTGGCCTCAAGCGCTCTCCGCACTCGTGCGGATCCTTTCCTGA
- a CDS encoding DUF4142 domain-containing protein, giving the protein MPISRTTIGTVVVGGALSLTLAALVYPSMLGVQNVSTNASRVIANTRYGPLTEADRNFVVFVRSAGLWEYPSGELALKKGTTPAVRTAGQHLVIGHAALDAACRKIAPELGITLPNQPTPQQQGFLNKLTSDTGKQFDTDLANILRVTHGSIFSTIAKIRATTENTLVRQLADQANDVVLDHITQMEKTGLVNQDQVNFQETVPPKLPSNQVTPPVPQPGEPVVVLSPPPGVPTNGVPTGEPTNTAAASAPAG; this is encoded by the coding sequence GTGCCCATCTCGCGCACCACCATTGGAACCGTCGTCGTGGGCGGCGCGCTGAGCCTGACCCTCGCCGCCCTCGTGTATCCGAGCATGCTCGGGGTCCAGAACGTGTCCACCAACGCCTCGCGCGTGATCGCCAACACCCGCTACGGCCCGCTGACCGAGGCCGACCGCAACTTCGTCGTCTTTGTGCGATCCGCCGGACTGTGGGAGTACCCCTCCGGAGAGCTGGCTCTCAAGAAGGGGACGACCCCGGCCGTGCGCACCGCCGGCCAGCACCTGGTCATCGGGCACGCCGCGCTCGACGCGGCCTGCCGCAAGATCGCCCCCGAGCTGGGCATCACCCTGCCCAACCAGCCCACTCCACAGCAACAGGGCTTCCTGAACAAGCTGACATCGGACACCGGCAAGCAGTTCGACACCGACCTGGCCAACATCCTGCGCGTCACCCACGGCTCGATCTTCTCCACCATCGCCAAGATCCGCGCCACCACCGAGAACACACTCGTGCGCCAACTGGCCGACCAGGCCAACGACGTGGTCCTGGATCACATCACCCAGATGGAGAAAACCGGCCTGGTAAACCAGGACCAGGTCAACTTCCAGGAGACCGTCCCGCCGAAGCTCCCCTCAAACCAGGTCACTCCACCCGTGCCCCAGCCGGGGGAACCCGTCGTCGTGCTCAGCCCGCCTCCCGGGGTGCCCACGAACGGGGTACCCACGGGGGAACCCACGAACACCGCCGCCGCCTCCGCCCCGGCAGGCTGA
- a CDS encoding chloride channel protein: MVLAVVVGAGSGAGSVVFRWCIQTFTRLFSGHADYAAAPGTSNPHVPWLGPYFVLLAPVAGGLMYGPLVNRFAKEARGHGVPEVMLAVAQRGGRISPKVAVVKTLASALTIGSGGSVGREGPIVQIGSALGSTLGRMSKVTEGRLKLLVACGAAGGIAATFNAPLAGVFFAMELILGTFSAEAFGATVLASVTASVIGRAAFGNAVFLHLPDFHIDHLAQYGLIALLGVVAAVVGVGFSRFLYLIEDACDWVWRGPEWLRPAVGGLALGLVLLALPEMYGVGYPVLQKATQGGYAVGFLLLLLVGKMLATSLTIGIGGSGGVFAPSLFIGAMLGSAYGTGVHHLLPQSAGAVGAYALIGMGAVFAGAARAPITAVVILFELTGEYSIILPLMLAIVLATAASRLLAHDTIYTLKLRRRGIDLEGPARGAWIGGQRVSAVMDPLPSPLPASTTLADAADLLRLSGHGALPVIDGSGAYVGVVTAQAVAEALAEQPDAAPSLVGQLAELPTPVQADQPLALALHALLSAAGTGVPVLDPDNGKPVGWLSHQNALRAVHTAA, from the coding sequence ATGGTGCTCGCGGTCGTCGTCGGCGCCGGATCCGGAGCCGGCTCGGTCGTCTTCCGCTGGTGCATCCAGACCTTCACACGCCTCTTCTCCGGACACGCCGACTACGCAGCCGCCCCGGGCACGAGCAATCCGCACGTCCCGTGGCTCGGTCCGTACTTCGTGCTCCTCGCCCCGGTGGCCGGCGGCCTGATGTACGGGCCACTGGTGAATCGGTTCGCCAAGGAAGCCCGCGGCCACGGCGTGCCTGAGGTGATGTTGGCCGTGGCCCAGCGCGGCGGCCGCATCAGCCCGAAGGTCGCCGTCGTCAAGACGCTCGCCTCAGCTCTGACCATCGGCTCGGGCGGCTCCGTGGGCCGCGAAGGCCCGATCGTGCAGATCGGCTCCGCGCTCGGCTCTACCCTCGGCCGCATGTCCAAGGTGACCGAGGGGCGCTTGAAGCTCCTGGTCGCCTGCGGTGCGGCAGGGGGCATCGCCGCGACGTTCAACGCCCCGCTGGCCGGCGTGTTCTTCGCCATGGAACTGATCTTGGGCACCTTCAGCGCGGAAGCGTTCGGAGCCACGGTGCTGGCCAGTGTGACGGCGAGCGTGATCGGCCGTGCCGCCTTCGGCAACGCGGTCTTCCTGCACCTGCCGGACTTCCACATCGACCATCTCGCCCAGTACGGGCTGATCGCGCTGCTCGGCGTCGTCGCCGCCGTGGTCGGGGTGGGCTTCTCGCGGTTCCTGTACCTGATCGAGGACGCCTGCGACTGGGTCTGGCGCGGCCCCGAGTGGCTGCGCCCGGCGGTTGGCGGCCTGGCGCTCGGTCTGGTGCTGCTCGCGCTGCCCGAGATGTACGGGGTCGGCTACCCGGTCCTGCAGAAAGCGACCCAGGGCGGGTACGCGGTCGGCTTCCTGCTGCTGTTGCTGGTGGGCAAGATGCTGGCGACCAGCCTGACGATCGGCATCGGAGGATCGGGCGGGGTGTTCGCTCCCAGCCTGTTCATCGGGGCGATGCTGGGGTCCGCCTACGGAACGGGAGTCCACCATCTGCTGCCCCAGTCTGCCGGCGCCGTGGGCGCCTACGCGTTGATCGGCATGGGCGCCGTGTTCGCCGGCGCGGCCCGGGCCCCGATCACCGCGGTGGTCATTCTCTTCGAGCTCACCGGCGAATACTCGATCATCCTGCCGCTGATGCTCGCGATCGTGCTCGCCACCGCCGCCAGCCGTCTGCTGGCCCACGACACCATCTACACGCTCAAGCTGCGCCGGCGCGGCATCGATCTCGAGGGTCCGGCCCGCGGTGCGTGGATCGGTGGCCAGCGCGTCAGCGCCGTCATGGACCCCCTGCCCTCGCCCCTGCCCGCGTCCACCACGCTTGCGGACGCCGCCGATCTGCTACGCCTGTCCGGCCACGGTGCCCTGCCCGTGATCGACGGCTCCGGAGCGTACGTGGGCGTCGTCACGGCGCAGGCCGTGGCTGAGGCCCTTGCCGAACAGCCGGACGCAGCGCCGTCGCTCGTCGGGCAGCTCGCCGAGCTGCCCACGCCGGTGCAAGCGGACCAGCCCCTTGCACTGGCCCTGCACGCTCTTCTCTCAGCAGCAGGCACCGGCGTGCCCGTCCTGGACCCTGACAACGGCAAGCCGGTTGGTTGGCTGAGCCACCAAAACGCCCTCCGTGCAGTGCACACCGCCGCCTGA
- a CDS encoding thioredoxin domain-containing protein, with translation MALAAVEWTCLHRPDVVDAFIDALFAAHLAPGEDLCDRVTVERHAAGAGIDPDALDRAFADGSALRDLHRVEAPGAE, from the coding sequence ATGGCCCTGGCGGCGGTGGAATGGACGTGCCTGCACCGCCCCGACGTCGTGGACGCGTTCATCGACGCGCTCTTCGCGGCCCACTTGGCGCCGGGCGAGGACCTGTGCGACCGAGTCACGGTGGAGCGTCACGCCGCCGGGGCGGGCATCGATCCCGACGCCCTGGACAGGGCGTTCGCGGACGGCAGCGCTCTGCGGGACCTGCACCGGGTGGAGGCGCCGGGTGCCGAGTAA
- a CDS encoding MFS transporter: protein MTATSEHRPSASTTRSPHLLATLGSTALVFGIVNAADVGWTAASTLVPLVAGGVMLGLFVRMERRAAQPIVPLRLFTSRERSGAYLARMLYMGAMMGFFFFTSQFVQSVYRWTPLRAGLAFLPMTLVNFVFAVQVPRLLERAARPLVLLTGVVLTTLGMAWLSRLDLHTPYLTGVALPMVLIGAGQGLTLAPLTSSGVDGVAPADAGAGSGMVNTVHQIGSALSLSILTAVAASVSTGHAAADIAARSGVALTGSAVLLALAVAVVLTLIVPSRATRNERSLRCRL from the coding sequence ATGACGGCAACGAGTGAGCACCGCCCGTCAGCGTCAACGACCAGATCGCCGCACCTGCTGGCGACCCTGGGGTCGACCGCGCTGGTCTTCGGCATCGTGAACGCCGCCGACGTCGGCTGGACTGCCGCCTCGACCCTGGTGCCGCTGGTGGCCGGCGGGGTGATGCTCGGGCTGTTCGTCCGGATGGAGCGGCGAGCCGCACAGCCGATCGTGCCGTTGCGGCTGTTCACCAGCCGGGAGCGCTCCGGCGCCTACCTCGCCCGGATGCTGTACATGGGCGCGATGATGGGGTTCTTCTTCTTCACCTCGCAGTTCGTGCAGAGCGTCTACCGCTGGACACCGCTGCGGGCCGGCCTCGCGTTCCTGCCGATGACACTCGTCAACTTCGTCTTCGCCGTCCAGGTTCCGCGGCTGCTGGAACGGGCCGCCAGGCCGCTGGTGCTGCTGACCGGGGTCGTCCTGACCACGCTGGGCATGGCATGGCTCAGCCGCCTCGACCTGCACACCCCGTACCTGACGGGCGTGGCACTGCCGATGGTTCTCATCGGTGCCGGTCAGGGACTGACGCTGGCCCCGCTGACCTCCAGCGGCGTCGACGGCGTCGCCCCCGCGGACGCGGGGGCCGGCTCGGGCATGGTCAACACCGTGCACCAGATCGGCAGCGCGCTGAGCCTGAGCATCCTGACCGCCGTCGCCGCCTCGGTCTCGACCGGCCATGCGGCCGCAGACATCGCGGCCCGCTCGGGCGTGGCCTTGACCGGCTCTGCCGTCCTGCTCGCGCTGGCGGTCGCCGTTGTCCTCACCCTCATAGTGCCCTCACGGGCCACCCGCAACGAAAGGTCCCTGCGATGCAGACTCTGA
- a CDS encoding cytochrome P450 family protein, translating into MAAAEVIDLVALGEDFVRDPYPVYAALRERGPVHKVRIPEGAEAWLVVGYEAGRAALVDPRLSKQWENASPSFPIPSPSAGSHMLNSDPPDHERLRKLVVREFTPRRIEQLSQRVRQITDKLLDAMVVLPEGRADLVEALSFPLPISVICELLGVPMLDRAAFRAWTGTILTDPDPEARLAATNEVAKYLTDLLERKRRAPGQDLMSALIRTTDEDGDRLSADELRGTAWLLLVAGHETTVNLISNGVLALLTHPDQLAALRQDMTLIDNAVEEMLRYDGPVETPTFRFTTEPVQIGTTVIPGGGELVLVALADANHDPARFPDPGRFDIRRPAGGHVAFGHGIHYCLGAPLARMEARIALRALLERCPDLALDAHPAALTWRPGMLIRGPHQLPVRWKS; encoded by the coding sequence GTGGCGGCAGCCGAGGTGATCGATCTGGTGGCGCTGGGCGAGGACTTCGTCCGCGATCCGTATCCGGTTTACGCAGCGCTGCGGGAGCGCGGCCCCGTGCACAAAGTGCGGATTCCGGAGGGCGCGGAGGCCTGGCTTGTCGTCGGGTACGAGGCCGGGCGGGCCGCGCTGGTGGATCCGCGGTTGTCCAAGCAGTGGGAGAACGCCTCGCCGTCCTTTCCGATCCCCAGTCCGTCTGCCGGGTCCCACATGCTCAACTCCGATCCACCGGACCATGAACGGCTGCGCAAGCTGGTCGTCCGTGAGTTCACTCCACGCCGGATCGAGCAGCTCTCGCAGCGGGTGCGGCAGATCACCGACAAGTTGCTCGACGCGATGGTGGTGCTGCCAGAAGGGCGGGCCGATCTCGTCGAGGCACTCTCGTTCCCGCTTCCGATCTCGGTCATCTGCGAGCTGCTCGGTGTGCCCATGCTCGACCGGGCGGCGTTCCGTGCCTGGACCGGCACGATCCTCACCGATCCCGACCCGGAGGCGCGGCTCGCGGCGACGAATGAGGTCGCCAAATATCTCACCGACTTGTTGGAGCGCAAGCGCCGGGCCCCAGGCCAGGACCTCATGAGCGCCCTGATCCGCACCACTGACGAGGACGGTGACCGGCTGTCCGCGGACGAACTGCGCGGGACCGCCTGGCTGCTGCTGGTCGCGGGGCATGAGACCACGGTCAATCTGATCTCCAACGGCGTGTTGGCTCTGTTGACCCATCCCGACCAACTCGCCGCACTCCGCCAGGACATGACGCTCATCGACAACGCGGTGGAGGAGATGCTGCGCTACGACGGACCGGTGGAGACGCCGACGTTCAGGTTCACCACCGAGCCGGTCCAGATCGGCACTACGGTGATCCCCGGCGGTGGTGAGCTGGTCCTCGTGGCCCTGGCCGACGCGAACCATGACCCGGCACGCTTCCCCGACCCCGGTCGCTTCGACATCCGGCGGCCCGCAGGCGGTCATGTCGCCTTCGGTCACGGCATCCACTACTGCCTCGGCGCGCCGCTCGCCCGCATGGAGGCTCGGATAGCGCTCCGTGCCCTGCTGGAGCGCTGCCCCGACCTCGCACTCGACGCGCACCCGGCCGCCCTGACCTGGCGCCCCGGCATGCTCATCCGGGGCCCGCATCAGCTGCCGGTGCGGTGGAAGTCCTGA
- the pdxR gene encoding MocR-like pyridoxine biosynthesis transcription factor PdxR, with product MAGPRTNSPAGPPPAFGADLHLELRGPGLRAGLMDALREAVRTGRLPPGSRLPASRSLAADLGVSRNTVVEAYAELVAEGWLTAQQGSGTRVATRAERHRAAPDAPRTRPDEPRPGYGLWTGAPDLANFPRSQWLTVARRALTAAPHDAFGYGGARGRMELRTALADYLARARGVYAEPERIVICSGFHHGLALMAQALRVRRVRGVAVEAYGLDLFRDLLANAGLHTPPLYVDDHGARIDDLAGLREVGAVLMTPAHQYPTGVALRPDRRTAAVEWARATGGLILEDDYDGEFRYDRQPVGALQGLDPERVVYFGSVSKSLAPGVRLGWMVLPEELVPEIVAAKGYGDYMTSALEQLTLAEFIASGAYDRHVRSMRLRYRRRRDQLVEALRQRAPGIRVTGMAAGLQTVLELPRGTESSVVQAAARQGLVIRGLTQFRYEVADCGWQLPERDALVVNYAAPSDSAWAGSLDALCRVLP from the coding sequence ATGGCAGGTCCTCGGACCAATTCCCCGGCGGGTCCGCCCCCCGCGTTCGGTGCCGACCTGCATCTGGAGCTGCGCGGACCCGGGCTGCGCGCAGGGCTCATGGACGCCTTGAGGGAGGCCGTGCGCACGGGGCGTCTACCGCCCGGCAGTCGGCTGCCGGCCTCCCGCTCACTCGCCGCGGATCTCGGTGTTTCGCGTAACACCGTGGTCGAGGCCTACGCCGAGCTGGTCGCCGAGGGCTGGCTCACCGCCCAGCAGGGCTCCGGGACCCGGGTGGCCACCCGCGCTGAGCGGCACAGGGCAGCCCCCGACGCTCCCCGCACAAGGCCGGACGAACCCCGTCCCGGGTATGGCCTGTGGACCGGTGCACCGGACCTCGCGAACTTTCCGCGCTCGCAGTGGCTCACCGTGGCCCGCCGGGCTTTGACCGCCGCGCCGCACGACGCCTTCGGCTACGGCGGCGCCCGCGGCCGGATGGAACTGCGCACCGCACTCGCGGACTATCTGGCGCGGGCCCGCGGGGTGTACGCCGAGCCGGAGCGGATCGTCATCTGTTCCGGTTTCCACCACGGTCTGGCGCTGATGGCGCAAGCGCTCAGGGTGCGGCGGGTGCGAGGGGTGGCCGTCGAGGCCTACGGGCTCGACCTGTTTCGCGACCTGCTGGCGAACGCCGGTCTGCACACCCCGCCCCTCTACGTCGACGACCATGGCGCACGCATCGACGACCTCGCGGGACTGCGCGAAGTGGGGGCGGTGCTCATGACCCCGGCGCACCAGTACCCGACGGGCGTCGCGCTCCGCCCGGACCGGCGCACGGCGGCCGTCGAGTGGGCACGTGCCACTGGCGGCCTGATCCTGGAGGACGACTACGACGGGGAGTTCCGGTACGACCGTCAGCCGGTGGGGGCCCTGCAGGGCCTCGATCCGGAGCGGGTGGTGTACTTCGGTTCCGTGAGCAAGTCCCTGGCGCCGGGGGTGCGGCTCGGATGGATGGTGCTGCCGGAGGAACTCGTCCCGGAGATCGTGGCGGCCAAGGGGTACGGCGACTACATGACGAGTGCCCTGGAGCAGCTGACGCTGGCGGAATTCATCGCCTCGGGTGCGTACGACCGTCATGTGCGCTCGATGCGGCTGCGCTACCGGCGTCGCCGCGATCAGCTGGTCGAGGCTCTGCGCCAGAGGGCGCCCGGCATTCGTGTGACCGGGATGGCTGCAGGACTGCAGACGGTGCTCGAACTCCCGCGTGGAACCGAAAGCTCGGTGGTCCAGGCCGCGGCCCGGCAAGGTCTGGTGATCAGGGGGTTGACGCAGTTCCGCTATGAAGTGGCGGACTGCGGATGGCAGTTGCCTGAACGGGACGCACTGGTGGTCAACTACGCGGCGCCCTCGGACAGCGCGTGGGCAGGCTCACTGGACGCACTGTGCAGGGTGCTGCCCTAG